GGAAGGATTATAGGCAGGGAGGGAAGAAATATAAGGGCAATAGAGGCTGCAACAGGCATTGATATTATAATAGACGATACGCCTGAGGCTGTTATACTTTCAGGGCATAATCCTATCAGGAGAGAGGTTGCAAAGATTGCCATAGAGAGGCTTATAGCAGATGGAAGGATACACCCTGCAAGGATAGAAGAGATTGTTGAAAAGGTTGAGCAGGAGATAGAGCAGGCAATAAAAGAGGCAGGTGAAAGGGCAGTATTTGATACAGGTATTCATGGGCTGCATCCGGAGGTTGTAAGACTCATCGGCAGACTCAAGTTCAGGACAAGTTATGCCCAGAATGTCTATGTTCATTCAATGGAGGTGGCATTTATCTGCGGCATAATGGCTGCAGAACTTGGGCTCCCGATAAAACAGGCAAGGAGGTCAGGGCTTTTGCATGATATCGGCAAGGCAGTAGACCATGAAGTTGAGGGTTCTCATGCAGTCATAGGTGCTGATCTTGCAAGAAAATATGGTGAAAATCCCAAGATTGTATCAGCCATTGCCGAGCATCATGACAGTAACCCTGCATCTATTATGGGCATTTTGGTTCAGGCAGCAGATGCCCTGTCTGCAGCAAGGCCTGGCGCTAGGAAAGAGATGATGGAAACATATGTAAAGAGGCTTGAAGATCTTGAGAGAATAGCCACATCATTCCATGGCATTGAAAAGGCATATGCTATACAAGCAGGTAGAGAGATCAGGGTTATTGTGAACAACCAATCAATATCTGATGAAGCGGCTGTTATGCTTTCAAAGGATATTGCCAGAAAGATAGAAAAAGAACTCTCATATCCTGGTCAGATAAGGGTCACTGTTATAAGAGAGGCAAGGGCAGTTGACTATGCCAGGTAATACTATCAACTGTCTTTTTATAGGAGATATAGTAGGCAGACCAGGAAGATTATTCGTCAGGGATAATCTTCTTATGCTGGTTAAGAAATATAATGCAGATATTATAATTGCAAACGGCGAGAATTCAGCAGGCGGTTTTGGCATAACACCGCAGGTTGCTGAAGAACTCTTAAATTATCATATTGATATAATTACTTCAGGTAATCATATCTGGGATAAGAAAGAAATTATTGATTATATAAAGGACAGAAACTGGCTTTTAAGACCAGCCAATTATCCCCCTGCTGTGCCTGGTGTCGGCTCTACCATTTTCAGAACAAAATCAGGGATAAATGTAGGTGTTATCAACCTCTGCGGAAGAGTGTTTATGGATAACCTTGATTGTCCATTCAGGGTTGGGAGAGACATGGCTGCTGTAATGAAAGAAAAGACAAAAGTGATTATTGTTGATATGCACGCAGAGGCTACCTCTGAAAAGATAGCCATTGCCTTTTATCTTGACGGTATGGTAAGCGCAGTTGTGGGAACCCACACCCATGTCCAGACATCAGATGAAAGGATACTATCAAATGGCACTGCATTCATAACAGACGCAGGTATGACAGGTTCTATAAATTCTGCAATAGGAATTCA
This sequence is a window from Deltaproteobacteria bacterium. Protein-coding genes within it:
- the rny gene encoding ribonuclease Y; the encoded protein is AMEIMAVAIQRYAGEYVAERTVSVVNLPNDEMKGRIIGREGRNIRAIEAATGIDIIIDDTPEAVILSGHNPIRREVAKIAIERLIADGRIHPARIEEIVEKVEQEIEQAIKEAGERAVFDTGIHGLHPEVVRLIGRLKFRTSYAQNVYVHSMEVAFICGIMAAELGLPIKQARRSGLLHDIGKAVDHEVEGSHAVIGADLARKYGENPKIVSAIAEHHDSNPASIMGILVQAADALSAARPGARKEMMETYVKRLEDLERIATSFHGIEKAYAIQAGREIRVIVNNQSISDEAAVMLSKDIARKIEKELSYPGQIRVTVIREARAVDYAR
- a CDS encoding TIGR00282 family metallophosphoesterase, coding for MPGNTINCLFIGDIVGRPGRLFVRDNLLMLVKKYNADIIIANGENSAGGFGITPQVAEELLNYHIDIITSGNHIWDKKEIIDYIKDRNWLLRPANYPPAVPGVGSTIFRTKSGINVGVINLCGRVFMDNLDCPFRVGRDMAAVMKEKTKVIIVDMHAEATSEKIAIAFYLDGMVSAVVGTHTHVQTSDERILSNGTAFITDAGMTGSINSAIGIQKDMIIQKFLTQMPRKYEVATKDVELQGVVVSIDAETGKAKGIERIKVKG